In the Hordeum vulgare subsp. vulgare chromosome 7H, MorexV3_pseudomolecules_assembly, whole genome shotgun sequence genome, one interval contains:
- the LOC123410143 gene encoding uncharacterized protein LOC123410143 has product MGSLGPAVSVRMAKANGGQKQQQKQERGTFSCGFQMPLHYPRYRKADYEAMPEWRVDCLLREYGLPVAGDIEEKRRFAMGAFLWPGQY; this is encoded by the coding sequence atgggaTCCTTGGGCCCTGCCGTGAGCGTGAGGATGGCCAAGGCCAACGGCGGCCAGAAGCAGCAGCAAAAGCAGGAGCGCGGCACGTTCAGCTGCGGCTTCCAGATGCCGCTGCACTACCCGCGGTATAGGAAGGCGGACTACGAGGCGATGCCAGAGTGGCGCGTCGACTGCCTGCTCCGAGAGTACGGCCTCCCCGTCGCCGGTGACATCGAGGAGAAGAGGAGGTTCGCCATGGGCGCGTTCCTCTGGCCCGGTCAGTATTGA